The genomic interval TGGGGCCGGCCCGTGACCCCCGAGGAGATCCTCCTCATCGGGGAGCGCATCTACAACCTGGAGCGCTACTACAACAACCTGGCGGGCCATGGGGAAGGCTCCGACTACCTGCCCGAGCGCTTCCTGAAAGAGCCCTCCGACTGCGCGGGTTCCAAGGGCCAGCTTACGGAGCTGGAGCTGATGTTGCAGGAATACTACCAGGAGCGGGGTTGGGAGAAGGGGATGGTACCCCCCGCCAAGCTCCAGGCCCTAGGCATCCTCTCCGCCGCCGCCGACGACTAGGGAAACCCCCCAGGGGGACCCGGGCCCTCACCCACGGGTCCCCCTTTACACTTTGGTTATGCCTAAGGTAAACCTCTACGCCACCTTCCGGGACCTGGTGGGCCAGGGCCAGGTCCAGGTGGAGGGAAGAACGGTTGGGGAGGTTTTGCAAGCCCTGATCCAGGCCTATCCCGCCCTGAGGGAGGAGCTCTTTGAAGGGGAGGAGCTGGCCGAGCGGGTTTCCGTATTCCTGGAGGGGCGGGATGTGCGCTACCTAAATGGGCTTGCCACCCCCCTGGCGGAGGAGGCCACCTTGGACCTCTTCCCCCCGGTGGCGGGTGGCGCCTTTGCCCAGCGCTTTGGGGCCCTGCCCCCCTGGCTTTTGGAAAGGTACCTCCTGGAGTGGGGGGGAAGGAAGCTGGAGGAAGGGGTCTACGCCCTCTCCGGGGCCACCGTGCGCTTCGCCGAGGCGGAACCCCTAAGGGTGGGAAGCCTCTCCATCAGCCAGCTTGGGGTGGAGGTGGAGGGCGAGGAAGCCGAGGCCTGGTTCCAAAGGATCCAGATGGCGGCGGCCCGAGGCGGAGGCTAAGGAAGGAGCCGCCCCTGCAAAAAGGCCTGGCTCCTCGGGTCCTTTGGGCTTTGGAAAAACTGGCCCACGGGGGCTTCCTCCACCACCTGGCCCTGGAAGAGAAAGACCACCCTATGGGCAAGCCGGCGCACCTGGAAGAGGTCGTGGGTGGCCAGGACCACCCCCCGGCCTCCCTTGGCCGTTTCCTCCAGCAAGGCCTCCACCTTCAGGGTGTTGGCGGGGTCCAGGCTGGCGGTGGGCTCATCCAGGAGCAAGACCGCAGGCTCCACCAAAAGCGTTCTGGCCAGGGCCAGGCGCACCGCCTCCCCCCCGGATAGGAGATGGGCGGGCTGCCGGGCCTTGGCCCCTAAACCAATCCGTTCCAAAAGCAGGGCGGCCTGGGCCAGGGCCCGGCGCCGAGGGACCCCATGGAGCAACAGGCCGAAGGCGGCGTTTTCCAAGACGCTACGCCGAAGAAGGGGTGGGGTCTGGGGGAGGTAGGCCCGGAACCCTCCTTCCACCCGGCCCTCCTCCGGGGGAAGGAGGCCCGCAAGGAGGCGCAAAAGGGTGGTCTTGCCGCTTCCCGAAGGTCCCAGAACCGCCAGGATCTCCCCGGGGTAAACCTGGAGATGGGGAACCTCGAGGCTAAACCCCCCGTAGCGGCGCACCAATCCTTGGGCCTTAAGGACAGGGCTCATTCCCGCTCCAAAACCACCAGAAGGGCCGTGACCAAAAGGGCCACCCCCAGGAGGACAAAGCCTAAGGCCAAGGCGCTTTCCAGCTCCCCTTTGCGGGTTTCCACCACGATGGCCGTGGTGAGGACCCGGGTGTGGTGGCGGATATCCCCGCCCACCAAGGTGGCCGCCCCCACCTCGCTAATGGCCCCGCCAAACCCCGCCGCCAAGGCGGCGGCCAGGGTGCGGCGACTTTCCCAGAACAGGGTGGGAAGCACCTGGTTCTCCTTGCCCCCCAGGCTCCGCACCAGAAGCCGCACCTCCTCCACCCGGCCCCTGGCCCCCGAAAGCACGAAGGCGGCGATGAGGGGAAAGGCCAAGACCGCCTCTGCCAGCACCATGGCATAGGGGGTGTAGAGAAAGCCCAAGGAACCCAAGGGCCCAGAGCGGGAAAGGAGAAGATAAAAGAAAAGCCCCACCACCACGGAAGGGAGGGCCAGGCCAGCGTAGAGGAGAACCCGCCCGAAAATCCCTCCACCCCCCCTTAAGGCCAGCCAAAGCCCCAAGGGCACGGCGGGAAGGGCCGCCAAAAGGGTGGCAAGCCCCGCCACCCAGAGGCTCCGCAAGGAGATCTCCCAAAGCTCAGCGGCCTCCACCCCTGGGGATGATACACCGCCCCCTTAAGGCCTTAAAGAGCTGCGCCCCCTCCACCCGCAGGCCCTCCACCAACCGGGCCGCCTCCTCCGTGGCCAGGAAGCGGCGAAGGGCTTCCGCCTCCTCGGCCTTGGCCCCTCGAGGCACCACGTAGTACGTGTACCGATTCAAAAGAAGGGGGTCATCCCGCCGATAAAGGGCCACGAGACCCCGCCTCCGGCCCACGGTGAGGTAGGTGGCCCAGTCGGAAAGGGTATAGGCCCCCTTTTCCGCCGCCAGAACCAGGGTCTGGCCCATACCCGCCCCCGACTCCAGGTACCAGCTCCCCTTGGGGGTGAGGCCTGCCTTCTGCCAAAGCTCCCGCTCCTTCAAATGGGTGCCTGAGCGATCCCCCCGGGAGACAAAGGGAGCCTGGACCCGGGCGATCCGCCGCAGGGCCTCCCGGATATCCCCTGCCTCCTGGACCCGGGCGGGGTCCCCCTTGGGCCCCACCAGCAGGTAGCGGTTTTGGGCCAGGCAAAGGGGCCGGGCGAGGATGCCCCGTCCTAGGGCCTCCCCCTCGAGGCTTGGGGCATGGACCAAGACCGCATCCACATCCCCGCGCTCCGCCAACAGGAGGGCCTGCCCTGTACCCACGGCCAGGACCTCCACCCGCACCCCCGTGGTCCTCCCGAAGGCGGGCAAAAGCCGGTCCAAAAGCCCCGAGTCGTAGACGCTGGTGGTGGTGGCAAGCCTAAGCCCCAGACCCGGGCTCAAGGCCCAGACCGCCAGGAGAACCACCCCCTGGATGAGGCGCATGGGAAGAGTTTAGCCTGAAGGCGTGGAAGCCTTGAAGGAGGCCTGGCGCCTTTTCCAGGAGGGCCGTTTCTTTGAGGCCCACGAGGTCTTGGAGGAAGCCTGGCAGAGGGCGCAAGGGGAAAGGCGGCGGTTTCTGGGGGGGCTCATCCTCCTGGCCGCCGCCCTGCACCAGGCCCAGGCCGGGCGGGGGGGCCTGAGGAACCTGCGGAAGGCGGAAGGGAAACTAAAGGGCCTCCCCTCCCCCTATCTCGGCCTGGACTGGCAGCCCCTCTTGGAGGAGGCCCGGCGTAGACTTGGGGCGTGAAGGCTTGGGTCTACGTCTACCGCGGCCAAGAGGTGGAAAACCGGCACCGCATCTCCTTGGCTATCCACGGCCAGGAAGGCCTTTTGGCTTATGCGGGAAACCCCGGCTTATGGAGCTATATGCGCTCCTCGGCCAAACCCTTCCAGGCCCTGGCCCTCTTCCTCACGGGGGCAGTGGAGCGGTTTGGCCTCACGGAGGAGGAAGTGGCCTTGGCCACCGCCAGCCACGACGGCACCCCCCGGCATGTGGAGGTGGCCTCGAGGTTCCTGGCCAAGCTGGGCCTGGGCCCGGAGGCCCTGGTGTGCGGGGTGCACCCTCCCTTTTCCAAGGAGGCCCGGAAGGCCCTGGAGGTGGCCGGGCAGAGCCCCACCCCCCTTCACCACAACTGCTCGGGGAAACATGCAGGCATGCTGGCCGCCAGCTTAGCCCTAGGCGCAAGCCCCGAGGGCTACGAGAACCCCGCCCACCCGGTCCAGGTCCTTAACCAAAGAACCCTGAGGGAGCTTTCCGGGGTCGAGCCCCGTTTGGCCACGGACGGCTGTAGCGTGCCCACCTTTGCCCTGCCCCTTTCCCGGGCCGCCCGGGCCTTTCTCCTTCTGGCCCAGCCAGAGGTGGCAAGGGAAGCTTACCAAAAGCCCCTGCGCCAGGTCCGGGCCGCCATGCGCCGCTACCCGGAGCTGGTGGCAGGACCAGGAAGCATCGACACCCTCCTCATGGAGCGCCTGCCGGTGGTGGCCAAGCGGGGAGCCGATGGCTACTACGGCCTAGCCCTTCTGGAAAGCCCCCGTGGGCCCTTGGGCGTGGCCTTGAAGGTGGAGGATGGCTCGGCGCAAGCCCGGGAGGTGGCGGTGGTGGCCCTTTTGCGCCTCCTGGGCCTGGACCCAGGCCCCACCCCCTGGGACCAGCCAGAGCTAAGGAACTACCGCGGGCTACAGGTAGGCCACCTCAAGGCCCAGCTGGACCTCACCTGGCTCTAGATCTATCCCGCCCTCAGGCCCAGGACCAGCCCGCCCACGAAGCTGGCCCCAAAGGGGAGGTTATAGGTGAGGGTTTTTAGGAGCCTATCCCAGAAGCTTTGCAGGCCGGGTTGCTGCAGCAGGGGCTCCACATCCCTTTGGATACGGGTCCAGTCCACCTGGATATACCCCGCCTGGGCCAGGAGCTGGACGGCGATGAAAAGGAGGCCCAAGGCAATGGCCAGGAACCGGCCCACCTTCTTCAGGGCATAGCCCACCGCATACCCGGCCAAACCGCCAAAGGTCATCTGACCCAGGTAAGGGCTTAGATCAGGTAGTTCCACGCCCTTCACCCTAGCGGATGCTAGGGGAAAGAAGCAACTACTTTAGGCCCAAAAGCGTGGCTTCCCCCTTCATGGCCTCGAGGACAAAGGCCATGTGCTCCTCCAGAGGAAGCCCCAGGTCCTCGGCCCCCTTGAGGATCTCCTCCCGGTTCACTCCCCTGGCGAAGGCCTTGTCCTTGAACTTCTTCTTGAGGCTTGGCAGCTCGAGGCCCAGGATGGAGCGGTCTGGCCGCACATAAACCGCGGCGGTGATGAGGCCGGTGAGCTCGTCTACAGCGAAGAGGGCCTTGGCCATCAGGGACTTGCGGGGAACCCCAGTGTAAGAGGCGTGGCCCAGGATGGCCTGCAAGACCTCCTCGGGGTAACCCAGGCGCCTCAGCTCCTCCACCCCCCGGTAGGGGTGCTCCTCAGGGTATTTCTCGTAGTCCATGTCGTGGAGGACTCCGGCCATGGCCCAAACCTCCTCGTCCTCCCCAAAGCGGCGGGCGTAGGCCCGCATGGCCACCTCCACCGCCCGCATGTGCCGCCTTAGGGACTCGCTTTCCGTCCAGGCCTCCATGAGGGCTAGGGCTTCCGCAAAGCTCGGCATGCCCTAAAGTATAGCCATGCGCCTAGGCTACGGGGAGGATAGCCACCGCCTTGTGGAGGGCAAGCCCCTCTACCTCTGCGGCCTCTTGATCCCAAGCCCCCACGGGGCCCTGGCCCATTCCGATGGGGATGCTCCCTTACACGCCCTCACCGACGCCTTGCTTTCCGCCTTTGGCCTTGGGGATATCGGCCTCCTTTTCCCCGACACCGACCCCCGCTGGCAAGGGGCAAGGAGCGAGGTTTTCCTACAAGAAGCCCTCCGCCAGGTGGGGGAAAGGGGGGGAAAGCTGATCCAGGTAAGCCTGGCCATCGTCCTGGACCAGCCCAAGCTTTCCCCCCACCGCAAGGCCCTCCAGGAGAATCTTTCCAGGCTTCTAGGCCTCCCTTTGGACGGCATCGGCCTTACCTTCAAGACCTCAGAAGGACTTGCCCCCAAGCATATCCAAGCCCGGGCGGTGGTGCTTTTAGAGGGCTAGGCCTACCTCAGCTTGGCCAGCTCTTGCTGGGCCCTTTCTTGGTCGTAGCGGTCGGCGGCGGTTTTGGCGGGAAGGGAGAGGGCGGTTTCCAGCTGTTTTCTCGCCTCCTCCTTCTTGCCCCAGGCCGCAAGGACCTTGGCGTACTCCACCCGGTGGATGATCATGTCGGGCTCCAGCGCTATGGCCTTTTGCATGAGGGGCTCCACCCTCGAGCCATCCGCCCCCTGGGTGGCCGCCACCAACCAGCCCTTCTGCACCAGCTCAAAGTGCCACAGGGCCAAGGCCACCATGGCCCCGGCGTGGTCGGGTTTGAGCTTCAGGGTTTTCTCCAGATCGCCTTTGATCCTAGGGGCCAGGCCCTCCGCCAGGGCCTCGAGGATCCCCTTGAACTGGGAAAGCCGCCCTAAGGCCCGGGCCCGCTCAAAGTAACCCTCGGGAAACTCGGGAGCCTTGGCGATGGCCTGGGAGGCGGCCTTCTCCGCCTTCTCAAACCAGGGGCGCTTCTCCTCGGGCTTGGCCTGGTAAAGGGCGTAGAAGCTGGCTCCCTTGGCGGCTAAGGCCAGGGCCTCGGGGGTGCCCTGCTTCAGGCCAAGCTCATAGGCCTCTTGAAACCGCCCCGCATCCAGCAAGGCCGCCACCTGCGGCGCCTGGGCCAGGCCCAAGGCCAGGGCCGCCACCAAAAGAAAGGGTATCCAGTGTTTCACGGGTCTCACCCGCTGGGATTATACCGGGTCTAAAGCCTGCCCGGCGTAAACTGGAAGGCATGAGGCTTATCCTGGGATTGTTGCTCCTGGGCCTCCCCGCATGGGCCCAGGGAGCCGAGGATTATTTCACCCGTTGCCAGCGGCTTTTCCAACAAGGAGCCCTGGAAAGCGCCCAGGCCACCTGCGAACTGGCCCTTAAAAGCGACCCCGAACACCGGCCAAGCCTCCTTCTCCTCACCCGCATCCATCTGGAAAGGGGGGACCTGGGGCAGGCGGAAAGCTACCTGGGGCAACTGGGCGACGAACCGGAGGCCCGGCTCCTTCGCGCCCGGATCCTCCTGCAAAAAGGCCAGGCCGCGGAGGTCCTCAAGCTTTCCCTGCCTCCAGGACCCGAGGCCAACCTGCTAAAGGCCCAGGCCCTAAAGGCCCTTCGCCGGTACGAGGAGGCCTTGGGGTTCGCCCAAAACCTACCCCCTACCCCCGAAGCCCGGCTATTCCTGGCCCAGCTCTACCTGGCCCTGGGGCATCCCCAGGAGGGTCTAAAGGTCCTGGGCCCTACCCTGGGGGAAAGGCTGGAAAGGGGCCGCCTCCTCTTCCTTTCGGGCAAACCCCAGGAGGCCATCCCCCTTTTGGAGGGGCTTCTCCCCGAGCTTTCCGCCCAGCCCCGGATGCAAAGCGAGGCCCTTTCCCTCCTGGTCCTGGCCTACCTGGGGCAGGGGCAGCTTGCCCAGGGGCAGGCGGCCTTGAAGCAGCTTTCCACCCTGGAAAACCTCCCCGCCCGCCTCCTGGCCAGGGCCTGGCCGTGGCTTCTCGTCTTCTTGCTCTTTTTGCTCCTGGTCCTCCTGGGGGAAAGCCGCATCGAACCCCTGCGCACCCTCGAGGTGGTGGAGGACCCCTTGCCGGGGCCGGGAAGCCTTTACCTCACCCTCCTGGGTAGCCTCCTCCTCTCCCTTTTGTTGGCCGCCTTGCTGGGAAAGGCCCTGTTCGCCAACGCCCTAGCCCTTTTCACCCCCTACCAGAAGGACCTCCTCCTCCCCAACCTTTACCTCATCTATGGTCTTCTCCTCTTCGCCAGCCTTTTGCTGGTAAGGGGGTTCCGCAAGCGCCTCCCTAACCTGCTCGGTTCCTGGTCCACCTGGATTGAAGGGTTCTGGGTGGGGCCGGCTTTGGTCCTTCTCCTCTTCCTCTACGGCTGGGTCAGGGAAGCCCTGGGGCTTGGCACCCTGCCCCTAAACCTCCTGGCCTTCCTGGGCCTGGCCCTCATGGAGCCCTTTTTCCGAGGCCTCGTTCCCCTGGTCCTCAAGGAGCGGTATAAGGACCTCCACCCCTATCTGGCAGCCCTTCTCTTCGCCCTGGCCGTGCCCGGGCCCACCTTCCTCCTCCTTCTCCTGGGGGCTGGGCTCCTTTGGGCTAAGGAGCGGGCGGAGGGCACCTTGGGGCTGGCCCTGGGCTGGGTGGTGGCGGGGGTGATCCTGGCCCTCTTCCCCGCCTCCTGGCTTCGGGCCTTCTAAGGCCACCCCGGCTTTGCCGGGTTGGGAATCCCTCAAGAACATGCGTCCCGTCTTCTTCCTTTCCGATTTTGGCCTCGAGGACCCCTACGTGGGGGTGGTGAGGGCGGTTCTCTGGGAAAGGGCCCCTGGGGTACCCGTCCTGGACCTGGCCCACGCCCTACCCCCTCAGGACCTGCGCCGGGCCGCCTATGCCCTCGTTGAAGCCCTCCCTTACCTGCCGGAAGGGGCGGTGGTCCTGGCGGTGGTGGACCCCGGGGTGGGCACCAGGAGGCGGGCCATCGCCGCTTTGGGAAGACGCCTTTACGTGGGGCCCGACAACGGCCTTTTCACCCTGGCCTGGCTCCTGGACCCACCCATCCGAGCCCATGAGATCGCCCGCATCTCCCCTCCAAGCCCCAAGGGCATCCTCCCCCTGCCAGGCTGGGCCCCGGGGGGCCACACCTTCCACGGCCGCGACCTCTTCGCCCCCGCTGCGGCCCACCTGGCCCTGGGGCTGGCTCTGGAAGGGCTCGGACCGGAGGTGCCCGTACGGGACCTGGTGCGCCTCCCCCTCTCCCTTACCCCAGGACCCCAAGGGGAGGTCCTCACCTTTGACCGCTTTGGCAACGCCATCACCACCCTCCTCGAGGCCCCCCTAGGGGGGTTTGTGGAGGTGGCGGGGAAGAGGATCCCCATCCGCAAGACCTTTGCCGACGTGGAAAAAGGCGAGGCCGTGGCCTACCTGGGAAGCGCCGGGCTTTTGGAGATCGGCATCCACCAAGGGAGCGCCAAGGAAGGCCTTAGGCTAAGGGAGGGGATGCCCGTGGTCATAGCTCCTCCACCCAGCGCCCCACCTCCTCCAGAAGGTCCAAGGCGGTGAAGTCCAGGCTCACCGGGGTGATGGAGATGTACCCCCGCCGCACCGCATGGAGATCCGTGCCCTCCTCCTCTTCCCCCACCGGGGTGCCGGCGATCCAGTAATAGGGCTTCCCCTCGGGGTCCAGGCGCTCCACCACCGTGTCCTCCCAGTGGTGGGTGGAAAGCCGGGTAACCCTTATACCCTTGGGCATTCCCGCCGGGAAGTTCACGTTGAGAAGTACCCCCTTGGGAAGCCCCTTCTTTGCCACCATACGAGCGATGCGCACCGCCCATTTGGCCGCCAGGCTGAAATCC from Thermus caldifontis carries:
- a CDS encoding ubiquitin-like small modifier protein 1 — translated: MPKVNLYATFRDLVGQGQVQVEGRTVGEVLQALIQAYPALREELFEGEELAERVSVFLEGRDVRYLNGLATPLAEEATLDLFPPVAGGAFAQRFGALPPWLLERYLLEWGGRKLEEGVYALSGATVRFAEAEPLRVGSLSISQLGVEVEGEEAEAWFQRIQMAAARGGG
- a CDS encoding ATP-binding cassette domain-containing protein, whose amino-acid sequence is MSPVLKAQGLVRRYGGFSLEVPHLQVYPGEILAVLGPSGSGKTTLLRLLAGLLPPEEGRVEGGFRAYLPQTPPLLRRSVLENAAFGLLLHGVPRRRALAQAALLLERIGLGAKARQPAHLLSGGEAVRLALARTLLVEPAVLLLDEPTASLDPANTLKVEALLEETAKGGRGVVLATHDLFQVRRLAHRVVFLFQGQVVEEAPVGQFFQSPKDPRSQAFLQGRLLP
- a CDS encoding ABC transporter permease — protein: MEAAELWEISLRSLWVAGLATLLAALPAVPLGLWLALRGGGGIFGRVLLYAGLALPSVVVGLFFYLLLSRSGPLGSLGFLYTPYAMVLAEAVLAFPLIAAFVLSGARGRVEEVRLLVRSLGGKENQVLPTLFWESRRTLAAALAAGFGGAISEVGAATLVGGDIRHHTRVLTTAIVVETRKGELESALALGFVLLGVALLVTALLVVLERE
- a CDS encoding substrate-binding domain-containing protein; this translates as MRLIQGVVLLAVWALSPGLGLRLATTTSVYDSGLLDRLLPAFGRTTGVRVEVLAVGTGQALLLAERGDVDAVLVHAPSLEGEALGRGILARPLCLAQNRYLLVGPKGDPARVQEAGDIREALRRIARVQAPFVSRGDRSGTHLKERELWQKAGLTPKGSWYLESGAGMGQTLVLAAEKGAYTLSDWATYLTVGRRRGLVALYRRDDPLLLNRYTYYVVPRGAKAEEAEALRRFLATEEAARLVEGLRVEGAQLFKALRGRCIIPRGGGR
- a CDS encoding DUF309 domain-containing protein yields the protein MEALKEAWRLFQEGRFFEAHEVLEEAWQRAQGERRRFLGGLILLAAALHQAQAGRGGLRNLRKAEGKLKGLPSPYLGLDWQPLLEEARRRLGA
- a CDS encoding asparaginase produces the protein MKAWVYVYRGQEVENRHRISLAIHGQEGLLAYAGNPGLWSYMRSSAKPFQALALFLTGAVERFGLTEEEVALATASHDGTPRHVEVASRFLAKLGLGPEALVCGVHPPFSKEARKALEVAGQSPTPLHHNCSGKHAGMLAASLALGASPEGYENPAHPVQVLNQRTLRELSGVEPRLATDGCSVPTFALPLSRAARAFLLLAQPEVAREAYQKPLRQVRAAMRRYPELVAGPGSIDTLLMERLPVVAKRGADGYYGLALLESPRGPLGVALKVEDGSAQAREVAVVALLRLLGLDPGPTPWDQPELRNYRGLQVGHLKAQLDLTWL
- a CDS encoding FUN14 domain-containing protein; the protein is MELPDLSPYLGQMTFGGLAGYAVGYALKKVGRFLAIALGLLFIAVQLLAQAGYIQVDWTRIQRDVEPLLQQPGLQSFWDRLLKTLTYNLPFGASFVGGLVLGLRAG
- a CDS encoding HD domain-containing protein; translation: MPSFAEALALMEAWTESESLRRHMRAVEVAMRAYARRFGEDEEVWAMAGVLHDMDYEKYPEEHPYRGVEELRRLGYPEEVLQAILGHASYTGVPRKSLMAKALFAVDELTGLITAAVYVRPDRSILGLELPSLKKKFKDKAFARGVNREEILKGAEDLGLPLEEHMAFVLEAMKGEATLLGLK
- the ispF gene encoding 2-C-methyl-D-erythritol 2,4-cyclodiphosphate synthase, which translates into the protein MRLGYGEDSHRLVEGKPLYLCGLLIPSPHGALAHSDGDAPLHALTDALLSAFGLGDIGLLFPDTDPRWQGARSEVFLQEALRQVGERGGKLIQVSLAIVLDQPKLSPHRKALQENLSRLLGLPLDGIGLTFKTSEGLAPKHIQARAVVLLEG
- a CDS encoding tetratricopeptide repeat protein, which produces MRLILGLLLLGLPAWAQGAEDYFTRCQRLFQQGALESAQATCELALKSDPEHRPSLLLLTRIHLERGDLGQAESYLGQLGDEPEARLLRARILLQKGQAAEVLKLSLPPGPEANLLKAQALKALRRYEEALGFAQNLPPTPEARLFLAQLYLALGHPQEGLKVLGPTLGERLERGRLLFLSGKPQEAIPLLEGLLPELSAQPRMQSEALSLLVLAYLGQGQLAQGQAALKQLSTLENLPARLLARAWPWLLVFLLFLLLVLLGESRIEPLRTLEVVEDPLPGPGSLYLTLLGSLLLSLLLAALLGKALFANALALFTPYQKDLLLPNLYLIYGLLLFASLLLVRGFRKRLPNLLGSWSTWIEGFWVGPALVLLLFLYGWVREALGLGTLPLNLLAFLGLALMEPFFRGLVPLVLKERYKDLHPYLAALLFALAVPGPTFLLLLLGAGLLWAKERAEGTLGLALGWVVAGVILALFPASWLRAF
- a CDS encoding SAM hydrolase/SAM-dependent halogenase family protein; translated protein: MRPVFFLSDFGLEDPYVGVVRAVLWERAPGVPVLDLAHALPPQDLRRAAYALVEALPYLPEGAVVLAVVDPGVGTRRRAIAALGRRLYVGPDNGLFTLAWLLDPPIRAHEIARISPPSPKGILPLPGWAPGGHTFHGRDLFAPAAAHLALGLALEGLGPEVPVRDLVRLPLSLTPGPQGEVLTFDRFGNAITTLLEAPLGGFVEVAGKRIPIRKTFADVEKGEAVAYLGSAGLLEIGIHQGSAKEGLRLREGMPVVIAPPPSAPPPPEGPRR